A part of Catenulispora sp. MAP5-51 genomic DNA contains:
- a CDS encoding helix-turn-helix domain-containing protein, translating to MALTNTSSTEPLVYTIYEAASALRISRTKIYELLDSGEIDSIHIGRSRKIPADELRAYIDRLRGKEEDQ from the coding sequence GTGGCACTCACGAACACGAGCAGCACTGAACCACTCGTCTACACGATCTACGAAGCCGCGTCAGCCCTCCGCATCAGTAGGACCAAGATCTATGAACTCCTCGACTCAGGCGAGATCGACTCCATTCACATCGGCAGGAGCCGCAAGATCCCCGCCGACGAACTGCGTGCGTACATCGACCGACTCAGAGGCAAGGAGGAGGACCAGTGA
- a CDS encoding DUF5919 domain-containing protein has translation MKNEALKHALRAAGLTNLDVATRLSVDPKTVERWVAGRRPHPQTRSAIADLLDVDVQVLWPILAHPPGTGHDGGDIQAVYPHRWAVPREHWLQHFRAARSQIDILVYSGLFLVEDAGLLLEIEDAADRGTNVRLLFGDPDAKSVRQRGMDEGTGDAVAERIRNALVLVRPMLDLPRIHVRLHDSTLYASLFRSDDRLMVNPHIFGIAGSIAPVMQVRHDHDGLFETYHSSFEKIWHESHDLGCLEGKQRKS, from the coding sequence ATGAAGAATGAAGCGCTGAAGCACGCTCTCAGAGCAGCTGGACTGACCAACCTCGATGTCGCAACGCGCCTCTCGGTTGACCCGAAGACGGTTGAACGTTGGGTCGCCGGGCGGAGGCCACATCCCCAGACCCGTTCAGCCATCGCTGACTTGCTTGACGTTGACGTCCAAGTACTTTGGCCGATACTGGCGCACCCGCCTGGTACCGGCCACGACGGTGGCGACATCCAGGCGGTATACCCACACCGGTGGGCCGTGCCTCGTGAGCACTGGCTTCAGCACTTCAGGGCAGCACGCAGCCAAATCGACATCCTGGTCTACAGCGGCCTCTTCCTCGTCGAAGATGCCGGCCTGCTACTGGAAATCGAAGACGCTGCGGACCGAGGCACCAACGTCAGGTTGCTGTTCGGCGACCCAGACGCCAAGTCCGTTCGCCAAAGGGGAATGGACGAGGGAACCGGCGATGCAGTCGCAGAGCGGATCCGAAACGCGCTCGTCCTCGTACGCCCAATGCTGGACCTGCCGAGGATCCACGTGCGCCTCCACGATTCGACGCTCTACGCGTCACTCTTTCGATCCGACGATCGACTCATGGTCAACCCCCACATTTTTGGCATCGCAGGATCCATCGCACCTGTCATGCAGGTGCGACACGACCACGATGGACTGTTCGAGACTTACCACTCAAGCTTTGAAAAAATTTGGCACGAGTCTCACGACCTTGGATGCCTAGAGGGAAAACAGAGAAAATCCTAA
- a CDS encoding FtsK/SpoIIIE domain-containing protein: protein MIVADGGVLDDVVSTIGRLLFRYRSELAPFTSSVMLFLAAAVIHVKHPAWWPYIAGATVVLVVVVVTTGIPFRLDRRSERVYGGAASAFAGFWLAAATRVGPWQDPMPTTLGVCALVAALPWWTHRRRRMRVAVDRSIRAWPDVADAVGLPGSRILSAVVDFWGWRARISLRPGQTAADVVAHIPAIESGLGTRAGAVRVEADPAHAGRCIVQVLATDPHAKPVPWSGPSVRSVSDLITLGVFEDGSPVQVSVLRRNGLVGGVVGSGKSGVLNVILANLAACPDVVLWGIDLKGGMELRPWASCLDRLATTPAEAAAMLRDAVRVVEARAQAMGHGFARVWEPSPENPALVIVVDEYAELVENAPGAAEAADSLARRGRAVAATLLAATQRPTQQAMGNGAVRSQMDVRICLRVRERRDADLILGQGMLAAGWLAHTLDAPGKFLISAEGHDQPKRARAYLLIDDDVRREAARCAPIRPSLDGPSANDLGAPLDDASEVVDAELVDESTDPESTLWAALSESPDEGHSVPELMMITGMGRTWIYDRLQNHANANRAVQVSRGRWRATEPNRQHPAA, encoded by the coding sequence ATGATCGTCGCCGATGGCGGTGTGCTCGATGACGTGGTTTCGACGATCGGGCGGCTCCTGTTCCGCTACCGGTCTGAACTCGCGCCGTTCACCTCGTCCGTCATGTTGTTTCTCGCCGCTGCGGTCATTCACGTGAAGCATCCCGCGTGGTGGCCGTACATCGCCGGGGCGACCGTCGTCCTTGTCGTGGTCGTCGTGACGACAGGCATCCCGTTCCGGCTCGACCGGCGCAGCGAGCGCGTGTATGGCGGAGCCGCGAGCGCGTTCGCAGGCTTCTGGCTCGCTGCCGCAACGAGGGTCGGTCCGTGGCAGGACCCGATGCCGACAACCCTCGGAGTCTGCGCTCTCGTCGCCGCGCTGCCCTGGTGGACGCATCGGCGTCGCCGCATGCGTGTCGCTGTAGACCGGAGCATCCGGGCGTGGCCCGACGTGGCCGATGCCGTAGGGCTGCCTGGTTCCCGCATCCTGTCCGCGGTTGTGGACTTCTGGGGTTGGCGCGCTCGGATCTCACTGCGACCGGGACAGACAGCCGCCGATGTGGTGGCCCACATCCCCGCGATCGAGTCCGGGCTTGGGACGCGTGCTGGTGCCGTCCGGGTCGAGGCTGATCCGGCGCACGCGGGCCGGTGCATCGTGCAAGTGCTCGCCACTGACCCACATGCGAAACCGGTCCCCTGGTCCGGTCCGTCCGTCCGAAGTGTCTCGGATCTGATCACCCTCGGGGTCTTCGAAGACGGTTCTCCGGTTCAAGTGTCAGTCCTGCGACGGAACGGGCTCGTCGGTGGCGTCGTCGGCTCCGGCAAGAGTGGTGTCCTCAACGTCATTCTGGCCAACCTCGCCGCCTGCCCTGACGTCGTGCTCTGGGGAATCGACCTCAAAGGCGGGATGGAGCTACGGCCTTGGGCGTCGTGCCTTGACCGGCTCGCCACGACGCCGGCCGAAGCCGCCGCGATGCTGCGAGACGCCGTGCGCGTCGTCGAGGCGCGTGCTCAGGCGATGGGCCACGGCTTCGCGCGAGTCTGGGAGCCGTCACCGGAGAATCCCGCGCTCGTCATCGTCGTGGACGAGTACGCCGAACTCGTCGAGAACGCGCCTGGCGCCGCCGAAGCGGCCGATTCTCTCGCCCGACGTGGGCGAGCCGTCGCCGCGACCCTGCTCGCCGCGACGCAGCGGCCAACGCAGCAAGCGATGGGCAACGGCGCCGTCCGTTCCCAGATGGACGTCCGGATCTGTCTCCGTGTGCGCGAGCGTCGGGATGCGGATCTGATCCTCGGACAGGGCATGCTTGCGGCCGGCTGGCTCGCTCACACCCTCGACGCGCCAGGTAAGTTCCTGATCTCTGCCGAAGGTCACGACCAGCCGAAGCGGGCTCGTGCCTACCTCCTCATAGATGACGATGTACGCCGCGAAGCGGCTCGCTGTGCCCCGATACGGCCGTCACTGGACGGGCCGTCCGCGAACGATCTCGGCGCGCCGCTCGACGATGCCAGCGAGGTTGTTGACGCCGAACTCGTCGACGAGTCCACCGACCCCGAATCGACGCTGTGGGCCGCTCTCTCTGAGTCGCCTGACGAAGGTCACTCGGTTCCCGAACTCATGATGATCACCGGAATGGGTCGCACATGGATCTACGACCGCCTCCAGAACCACGCGAACGCGAACCGCGCCGTACAGGTCTCCCGGGGCCGCTGGCGCGCGACCGAACCCAACCGTCAGCATCCGGCCGCCTGA
- a CDS encoding ATP-binding protein, which translates to MFEAMVNSDFTVLLRGQTFLIHGHEGCGKTSLIHRCAHRLTRDIQSSDLEHIIIDLTTEPVTGYSVEMRLRHVCNRVIDELDMRRVFNGDERSTLASRGDNPSSAYPYLSHLLKDKRKIISILLPSSEISDEVKTYGGLARDHIFFFCESSYPNVALDCSSHAGPASAKPVIQLNVDVLTVDDGWTFTHDRISRSTTPGTPAVNKATIHKFMKARIEGRGRTTIRELQITCLNVFEEAISRRATRVEYADFTEYYARKGLLR; encoded by the coding sequence ATGTTCGAAGCAATGGTAAATTCCGACTTTACGGTACTGCTGCGAGGTCAAACGTTTTTGATCCATGGCCATGAAGGGTGCGGAAAAACCTCGCTGATTCACCGCTGCGCGCATCGTCTAACACGCGATATTCAGTCGTCTGACCTGGAGCATATAATTATTGATCTAACGACGGAGCCGGTAACAGGCTACTCTGTCGAGATGCGCCTGAGGCACGTCTGCAACCGCGTTATAGATGAGCTTGATATGCGGCGAGTCTTCAATGGCGACGAGCGCAGCACCCTTGCCAGTCGAGGGGATAATCCCAGCAGTGCATATCCGTATCTAAGCCACCTCCTAAAGGACAAGAGAAAGATAATATCGATACTTTTGCCATCTTCGGAGATATCGGATGAGGTGAAAACGTATGGCGGACTTGCTAGAGATCACATCTTCTTCTTCTGTGAATCATCTTACCCTAATGTTGCTCTTGACTGTAGTTCGCATGCTGGGCCGGCTAGCGCAAAGCCTGTCATTCAACTCAATGTTGATGTCTTGACTGTCGATGATGGCTGGACGTTCACTCATGATCGCATCTCGCGATCGACCACTCCAGGCACGCCTGCGGTGAACAAGGCGACGATTCACAAGTTCATGAAGGCTCGGATTGAAGGGCGAGGTCGCACGACGATTAGAGAGCTTCAAATAACTTGTTTAAACGTCTTCGAAGAAGCGATCAGCCGTCGGGCAACTAGAGTCGAGTACGCAGACTTTACAGAATATTATGCACGCAAAGGTCTGCTACGTTGA
- a CDS encoding alpha/beta fold hydrolase, producing the protein MTEQMVGVNGVELCVETFGDPADSALLLIPGAGGSMETWEADFCLALAAVGRFVIRYDLRDTGRSVSYPVGAPGYGFLDLVGDAVGLVEVFGGGRAGVAGLSMGGAIGQYMAVDHAEKVASLALISTSPVFAAELPPLTAQLLEAYGAMTDPDWGDREAVVEHLVRGARIHWGPLGFDEGVVREAAGRIYDRSPDLRTTGNHNVMKRADGPERDMRALLSAVSVPTIVIHGAADPMFPSEHGAAVAEAIPGAELLVLDGVGHQAPPRPTWSVVVPAIAFATTG; encoded by the coding sequence ATGACCGAGCAAATGGTGGGTGTTAACGGGGTCGAGCTCTGTGTCGAGACCTTCGGTGATCCGGCCGATTCCGCGCTGCTTCTCATACCGGGGGCTGGTGGGTCGATGGAGACGTGGGAGGCCGATTTCTGTTTGGCGTTGGCCGCGGTTGGGCGGTTCGTGATTCGGTACGACCTGCGTGACACTGGGCGGTCTGTTTCGTATCCGGTGGGGGCGCCGGGGTATGGGTTCCTCGACTTGGTGGGGGATGCGGTGGGGTTGGTCGAGGTGTTCGGTGGTGGGCGGGCGGGGGTCGCGGGGTTGTCGATGGGTGGGGCGATTGGGCAGTACATGGCGGTTGATCATGCGGAGAAGGTGGCTTCGCTCGCGTTGATCTCGACCAGTCCGGTGTTCGCTGCTGAGTTGCCGCCGCTGACGGCGCAGCTTCTTGAGGCCTATGGCGCTATGACTGATCCGGACTGGGGTGATCGGGAGGCGGTCGTTGAGCACCTTGTGCGGGGGGCTCGGATTCACTGGGGGCCGTTGGGGTTCGATGAAGGTGTTGTTCGCGAGGCGGCCGGGCGTATTTATGACCGGAGCCCTGACCTGCGGACCACCGGGAACCACAATGTGATGAAGCGGGCGGATGGGCCCGAGCGGGACATGCGGGCACTGCTTAGTGCGGTCAGTGTGCCGACGATTGTCATCCACGGGGCCGCGGACCCGATGTTCCCGTCGGAGCACGGGGCCGCGGTCGCCGAGGCGATTCCGGGGGCCGAGTTGCTGGTGCTGGACGGGGTGGGTCATCAGGCGCCGCCGCGGCCGACGTGGTCCGTGGTCGTGCCGGCCATCGCCTTCGCGACGACCGGGTAG
- a CDS encoding stage 0 sporulation family protein: protein MICAVSFTRYGRLYYYAPGPISPKVGDKVLVPTSAGPEVAECIWAPQWVDTQDDAEIGGLDDLVGFPTPDDLARDERSRERRARARVVAKRQIREQGLPMKVVGVDFVESEKQITVYFSAPQYVDFRELVRTLARELDARIELRQLGARDEARIQGGIGPCGRDTCCSTFLKDFEPVSVRMAKDQDLPVNPLKISGACGRLMCCLKYEHPLYVETKAKAPARGEKVVTPEGPGRVVGLNVPSETVKVRLDETGRTCSCSLASVCGSRQDYESSRKDGSMRWDAEADEGGQ, encoded by the coding sequence ATGATCTGTGCCGTCAGCTTCACCCGCTACGGCCGTCTGTATTACTACGCCCCCGGGCCGATCAGCCCGAAGGTCGGCGACAAGGTGCTGGTGCCCACCTCCGCGGGCCCCGAGGTGGCGGAGTGCATCTGGGCACCGCAGTGGGTCGACACCCAGGACGACGCGGAGATCGGCGGCCTGGACGACCTCGTCGGCTTCCCCACCCCGGACGACCTGGCCCGCGACGAGCGCAGCCGGGAGCGCCGGGCCCGCGCCCGGGTCGTCGCCAAGCGCCAGATCCGCGAGCAGGGACTGCCGATGAAGGTGGTCGGCGTCGACTTCGTGGAGTCGGAGAAGCAGATCACCGTCTACTTCTCCGCCCCGCAGTACGTGGACTTCCGCGAACTGGTCCGAACCCTCGCCCGCGAACTGGACGCCCGCATCGAGCTCCGCCAACTCGGCGCCCGCGACGAGGCACGGATCCAGGGCGGAATCGGCCCGTGCGGACGCGACACCTGCTGCTCGACGTTCCTTAAGGACTTCGAGCCTGTGTCGGTCCGCATGGCCAAGGACCAGGACCTGCCGGTGAACCCGCTGAAGATCAGCGGCGCCTGCGGGCGGCTTATGTGTTGTCTCAAGTATGAGCACCCGCTCTATGTCGAGACCAAGGCCAAGGCGCCCGCGCGCGGCGAGAAGGTGGTGACGCCGGAGGGTCCGGGGCGGGTCGTCGGGCTGAACGTGCCGTCGGAGACGGTGAAGGTGCGGCTGGACGAGACGGGGCGGACGTGCTCGTGCTCGCTCGCTTCGGTCTGCGGTTCGCGTCAGGACTATGAGTCCTCACGTAAGGACGGTTCTATGCGGTGGGACGCGGAGGCGGACGAAGGCGGCCAGTAG
- a CDS encoding DUF2637 domain-containing protein, producing MPVATTVNRPARDPWVVAGIAVTAVTAAVASFTGLRGLAVDAGWPTRLAWLLPVTLDTYAMTSARVWLATTTRSRRARRFARANAVGAIATSIAGNATYHAATLGLVRVTFPVVVLVGAVPAAVLGLTAHLHALRTLVDDEDGTKSGPREESEQTRDTDEDGPEDGPDPRHKARPRNGARRRSKFRTEDEVMAAAREADAKYRAAHNGRPITRDALRVALSIAGPRATELRRQLAADRTESGDARPEIESESTNREEAQITV from the coding sequence ATGCCCGTTGCCACCACCGTGAACCGGCCGGCCCGTGACCCATGGGTAGTCGCCGGTATCGCGGTGACCGCTGTCACGGCGGCCGTGGCGAGTTTCACCGGTCTGCGTGGGCTGGCTGTTGACGCCGGCTGGCCCACGCGGCTCGCGTGGCTGCTCCCGGTCACGCTCGACACGTACGCGATGACCTCGGCTCGCGTCTGGCTCGCCACGACGACGCGATCGAGGCGAGCGCGACGCTTTGCGCGAGCGAACGCGGTGGGCGCCATAGCCACGAGCATCGCGGGGAACGCGACGTACCACGCCGCGACGCTCGGACTCGTCCGTGTCACGTTCCCGGTCGTCGTCCTCGTCGGGGCCGTACCGGCCGCCGTCCTCGGACTCACGGCGCACCTTCATGCGCTTCGGACTCTCGTCGATGACGAGGACGGTACTAAGTCCGGTCCGCGTGAGGAGTCCGAGCAGACGCGGGATACCGACGAGGACGGACCGGAGGACGGACCCGATCCACGTCATAAAGCTCGTCCTCGGAACGGCGCGCGGCGGCGCTCGAAGTTCCGGACCGAGGACGAAGTCATGGCTGCTGCGCGTGAGGCAGACGCGAAGTACCGCGCGGCGCACAACGGCCGTCCCATCACCCGCGACGCGCTCCGCGTGGCCCTGAGTATCGCCGGACCACGCGCGACCGAACTCCGTCGCCAGCTGGCCGCTGACCGCACGGAGTCCGGGGACGCTCGCCCCGAGATCGAATCTGAAAGTACCAACCGAGAGGAGGCGCAGATCACCGTATGA
- a CDS encoding ATP-binding protein has protein sequence MGTANTAVHQHARFRDSAGEPRGLLGFVRMPARPELVRRAREFTRWTFELAQLPEGTIDAAVLVVSELVSNVVRHGDGEPEPIAELVLLAQPGDTVRIEVHDSGRYPFEPHGSQIADESGRGLMVVAAVASRCGVVATPAGKCAWCEFGPTVERAADLAGTTNCEATGS, from the coding sequence ATGGGGACCGCAAATACAGCAGTGCATCAGCACGCCCGGTTCCGTGACAGCGCAGGTGAGCCGAGAGGTCTGCTGGGGTTCGTGCGAATGCCGGCTCGTCCAGAGCTGGTCCGCCGCGCTCGTGAGTTCACGCGGTGGACCTTCGAGCTCGCGCAGCTACCCGAGGGCACGATCGATGCGGCGGTCTTGGTCGTCTCGGAGTTGGTGAGCAACGTCGTACGCCACGGTGACGGGGAACCGGAGCCGATTGCCGAGCTTGTCTTGCTTGCCCAGCCGGGCGACACGGTTCGAATCGAGGTACACGATTCTGGGCGCTATCCATTCGAACCACACGGATCCCAGATTGCCGACGAGTCGGGACGTGGGCTGATGGTGGTTGCTGCCGTAGCCTCCAGATGTGGCGTGGTGGCCACGCCGGCAGGTAAGTGCGCGTGGTGCGAGTTCGGGCCAACGGTGGAGCGTGCCGCTGACCTGGCGGGAACTACGAACTGCGAAGCTACGGGAAGTTGA
- a CDS encoding XRE family transcriptional regulator yields the protein MPNERLRAALLERGLTPESLAAQIEVDAKTIERWITKDRTPYRRHRYATAAALGIEESYLWPDALSPVQAAGVSESEIVNVYPHRWTVPRDDWLRLFAAAEEDIDILVYAALFLAEDSGIVRTLAGKAADGVRVRLLLGDPDSDAIALRGKEERVDGSVAPRIRNVMTLFAPLIAVDGVQVRLHSTPLYNSIFRADDDLMVNPQIYGTAASNAPVLRLRRVAGGSLVAAYMESFERVWDQARPFEQE from the coding sequence ATGCCAAACGAACGACTGCGCGCCGCCCTCCTCGAACGCGGCCTCACACCAGAGAGTTTGGCCGCTCAGATCGAAGTCGATGCGAAGACGATCGAGCGTTGGATCACGAAGGACAGGACTCCATACCGCAGGCATCGCTACGCCACGGCAGCGGCACTCGGCATAGAGGAGAGCTACCTCTGGCCTGACGCGCTATCGCCAGTGCAGGCTGCCGGCGTCTCCGAGAGCGAGATCGTCAACGTCTATCCGCACCGCTGGACCGTCCCCCGTGACGACTGGTTGCGGCTCTTCGCGGCAGCCGAAGAGGACATCGACATCCTTGTCTACGCAGCGCTGTTCCTCGCTGAGGACTCTGGGATAGTCCGAACACTGGCGGGCAAGGCGGCTGACGGAGTGAGGGTGCGTCTCCTCCTAGGCGATCCAGACAGCGACGCCATCGCGCTACGCGGCAAAGAGGAACGAGTCGACGGCTCCGTAGCACCGCGCATCCGCAACGTCATGACACTGTTTGCGCCGCTTATTGCCGTGGATGGAGTGCAGGTACGCCTCCACAGCACGCCTCTCTACAACTCCATCTTCCGCGCAGACGACGACCTAATGGTCAACCCACAGATTTATGGCACGGCAGCCAGCAACGCTCCCGTTCTGAGACTCCGTAGAGTCGCCGGCGGGAGCCTAGTCGCCGCCTACATGGAGTCCTTCGAGCGTGTCTGGGACCAAGCGCGGCCATTCGAACAGGAGTAG
- a CDS encoding NUDIX domain-containing protein, which yields MGRRIDYYDDPAAPPANSIVPAANVIVIDAEQRILMIKRSDNDNWAVPGGGLDLGESLLETAVREVREETGIECEVTGLVGIFTDPKHLIHYTSNDEVRQEFSVVFTARPLGGEPTPSSESREVRWVERDRVSSLPMDRSMRMRVEQYLNGDGSPHLG from the coding sequence ATGGGTCGCCGAATCGACTACTACGACGATCCCGCCGCTCCGCCGGCGAACAGCATCGTGCCAGCCGCCAATGTGATCGTGATCGACGCCGAACAGCGCATCTTGATGATCAAGCGCTCGGACAACGACAACTGGGCCGTGCCCGGTGGCGGCCTGGACCTCGGGGAGTCTCTCCTTGAGACCGCAGTCCGCGAGGTTCGCGAGGAGACCGGCATCGAATGCGAGGTCACGGGCCTCGTCGGCATCTTCACCGACCCGAAGCACCTCATCCACTACACGAGCAACGACGAGGTACGGCAGGAGTTCTCGGTCGTCTTCACGGCTCGCCCACTCGGCGGGGAACCCACGCCGAGCAGCGAGTCACGCGAGGTTCGCTGGGTTGAACGCGATCGCGTCTCCTCGCTCCCCATGGATCGGTCGATGCGGATGCGAGTCGAGCAGTACCTCAACGGGGACGGAAGTCCCCACCTTGGGTAG
- a CDS encoding alpha/beta hydrolase, with amino-acid sequence MNPSPTARRAVAVAVAGLLLTTGCGSNSSSHASQKPSTPGGRGASGSTSANAPAPAAATTDAVPADLQQFYDQKPTWASCTSDSSGPGWTCAKITVPLDYSDPSKGTTYIMATRKAATGPADQRVGSLLLNPGGPGGAGIAYAQDPSVVTKNVAAHYDLIGFDPRGVGQSDPIRCLSNDTAAMDEFVSADPMPRTDAQVAEVVKESQAIGKACEQKSARLLPYVGTPNAARDMDVIRAVVGDTKLHYLGKSYGTYLGAVYAGLFPQNTGRLVLDGAIDPTLTAKQMNIAQAQGFEKLIREFAADCVTHSGCPLGTDSATAVDKLMTYLQSLQDHPVPTHDANRTVNYGLALTAVLQVMYVPQYWGDLRDALSAAMNGDGTRLLQWADLYNDRTDGTYDNQTDANIAINCLDRPDPDAENAQQIEAKEVPDYKSQAPLLGEMLAWADLSCATWPVKPESKPAPITAPGSAPILVVGTKDDPATPYPWAQGLAKQLQNGHLLTFNGSGHTAYTRGSQCIDNAVDAYLLQGTVPPPGITCDVSP; translated from the coding sequence GTGAACCCCAGTCCGACAGCACGGCGGGCCGTAGCGGTGGCCGTCGCCGGCCTTCTCCTGACCACTGGGTGCGGCAGCAACAGCAGCTCGCATGCGTCGCAGAAGCCTTCGACCCCCGGGGGACGCGGCGCCTCGGGCAGCACCTCCGCCAACGCGCCCGCCCCCGCGGCCGCCACCACCGACGCCGTCCCGGCGGACCTGCAGCAGTTCTACGACCAGAAGCCGACGTGGGCGTCCTGCACCTCGGACAGCAGCGGCCCCGGCTGGACCTGCGCGAAGATCACGGTGCCGCTGGACTACTCGGACCCGTCCAAGGGCACGACGTACATCATGGCGACCCGCAAGGCCGCCACCGGCCCCGCGGACCAGCGCGTGGGCTCCCTGCTGCTGAACCCCGGCGGCCCCGGCGGCGCGGGCATCGCCTACGCGCAGGACCCGAGCGTCGTCACCAAGAACGTCGCGGCCCACTACGACCTCATCGGCTTCGACCCCCGCGGCGTCGGCCAGTCGGACCCGATCCGCTGCCTGTCGAACGACACCGCGGCCATGGACGAGTTCGTCTCGGCCGACCCGATGCCCCGCACCGACGCCCAGGTCGCGGAGGTCGTGAAGGAGTCCCAGGCCATCGGCAAGGCCTGCGAGCAGAAGTCGGCCCGCCTGCTGCCCTACGTCGGCACCCCCAACGCGGCCCGCGACATGGACGTCATCCGCGCCGTCGTCGGCGACACCAAGCTGCACTACCTCGGCAAGTCCTACGGCACCTACCTGGGCGCCGTCTACGCGGGCCTGTTCCCCCAGAACACCGGCCGCCTGGTCCTGGACGGCGCCATCGACCCGACCCTGACCGCCAAGCAGATGAACATCGCCCAGGCCCAGGGCTTCGAGAAACTGATCCGCGAATTCGCCGCCGACTGCGTCACCCACTCCGGCTGCCCCCTCGGCACCGACAGCGCCACAGCAGTCGACAAACTGATGACCTACCTCCAGTCCCTCCAGGACCACCCCGTCCCCACCCACGACGCCAACCGCACAGTGAACTACGGCCTGGCCCTCACAGCGGTCCTCCAGGTCATGTACGTCCCCCAGTACTGGGGAGACCTCCGCGACGCCCTCAGCGCCGCCATGAACGGCGACGGCACCCGCCTCCTCCAGTGGGCGGACCTCTACAACGACCGCACCGACGGCACATACGACAACCAGACAGACGCCAACATCGCCATCAACTGCCTCGACCGCCCCGACCCCGACGCCGAGAACGCCCAACAAATCGAGGCCAAAGAAGTCCCGGACTACAAGTCCCAAGCCCCCCTCCTCGGCGAAATGCTCGCCTGGGCCGACCTCTCCTGCGCCACCTGGCCCGTAAAACCCGAATCCAAACCAGCCCCCATCACCGCCCCAGGCAGCGCCCCCATCCTCGTAGTGGGCACAAAAGACGACCCCGCCACCCCCTACCCCTGGGCCCAGGGCCTGGCCAAACAACTCCAGAACGGCCACCTCCTCACCTTCAACGGAAGCGGCCACACCGCCTACACCCGAGGCTCCCAGTGCATCGACAACGCAGTCGACGCCTACCTCCTCCAAGGCACAGTCCCCCCGCCAGGGATCACTTGTGACGTCAGCCCCTAG
- a CDS encoding GntR family transcriptional regulator, giving the protein MGARATSWGAYKAIAESLRHRVAEGEFRPKSMLPSEAQLVAEYHVSRNTLRRSLSDLEDKGLIRSLPGRGRVVVAQGEDAEHPGAPLLQYQRIAGDLRERIGSGDLLPGAVVPSEAALVELYGVSRGTARQALIELQGAGLIEVKQGKGRFVSLDLAETSEDV; this is encoded by the coding sequence GTGGGAGCGCGTGCAACGTCGTGGGGTGCGTACAAGGCGATCGCCGAGTCTCTACGGCACCGAGTCGCTGAAGGCGAGTTCAGGCCTAAGTCGATGCTTCCCAGCGAAGCGCAACTCGTGGCTGAGTACCACGTTTCCCGCAACACGCTGCGCCGCTCTCTCTCCGACCTTGAAGACAAAGGCTTGATTAGGAGCCTGCCGGGGAGAGGGCGTGTGGTTGTCGCTCAAGGCGAGGACGCTGAACACCCCGGTGCCCCCCTCTTGCAGTACCAGCGCATCGCGGGTGACCTGCGGGAAAGGATCGGCTCGGGCGACCTCCTACCTGGTGCGGTGGTGCCGAGCGAGGCTGCGCTTGTCGAGCTTTACGGGGTATCGCGGGGGACGGCACGGCAAGCGCTTATTGAGCTTCAAGGCGCGGGATTGATCGAGGTCAAGCAGGGAAAAGGTCGGTTCGTCAGCCTCGATCTGGCCGAGACGTCTGAGGACGTCTAA
- a CDS encoding HD domain-containing protein gives MEMTKWAAREVAMSLLAEELPTRWAHVQSVGRKAESIAHLYGADGSLLVCAAWLHDIGYSSQVAASGFHPLDGARYLRDEVRADWRVCSLVAYHSSSLVEARRRGLADELTAEFTPVQTSLSDALTFCDITTTPTGEDTSVERRVAEVIHRYGSDHVVSRSVSESRPYYIAASRAVERLKAATR, from the coding sequence ATGGAGATGACCAAGTGGGCGGCGCGCGAAGTGGCAATGAGCTTGCTGGCTGAGGAACTGCCGACCCGATGGGCCCATGTTCAGAGCGTTGGGCGCAAGGCGGAGTCGATTGCACATCTCTACGGCGCGGATGGCTCGCTCTTGGTCTGTGCGGCGTGGCTTCATGACATCGGATACTCGTCGCAGGTGGCCGCCAGTGGCTTCCATCCGCTTGACGGTGCCCGGTACCTCCGGGACGAGGTTCGAGCGGATTGGCGTGTGTGCTCGCTGGTCGCGTACCACTCGTCATCGCTCGTCGAGGCGCGACGCCGCGGACTTGCGGATGAACTGACGGCCGAGTTCACGCCTGTACAAACCTCGCTGTCCGACGCTCTGACGTTCTGCGACATAACGACGACGCCGACCGGCGAAGATACGAGCGTCGAGCGTCGGGTTGCTGAAGTCATCCACCGGTACGGGAGCGACCACGTGGTGTCCAGGTCGGTCAGCGAGTCGCGTCCCTACTACATCGCGGCATCGCGGGCGGTAGAACGGCTCAAGGCGGCTACGCGCTGA